Proteins encoded together in one Flavobacteriales bacterium window:
- the dnaK gene encoding molecular chaperone DnaK: MSKIIGIDLGTTNSCVAVMEGNEPVVIANSEGKRTTPSVVAFVEGGERKVGDPAKRQAITNPRNTIFSIKRFMGNSYDESSKEASRVPYTVERGPNNTPRVQIGDRQYTPQEISAMVLQKMKKTAEDYLGTTVTEAVITVPAYFNDAQRQATKEAGEIAGLKVRRIINEPTAAALAYGLDKKHKDQKIVVFDCGGGTHDVSVLELGDGVFEVKSTDGDTHLGGDDFDQVIIDWLAEEFKGQFNIDLRKDPMALQRLKEAAEKAKIELSSTTSSEINLPYIMPVDGIPQHLVRSLTRAKFEQLADSLIKRTIAPCESALKNAGLKTSDIDEVILVGGSTRIPAIQDAVKKFFGKEPSKGVNPDEVVAVGAAIQGGVLAGDVKDVLLLDVTPLSLGIETMGGVMTRLIESNTTIPTKKSETFSTASDSQPSVEIHVLQGERPMASGNRTIGRFHLDGIPPAPRGVPQIEVTFDIDANGILHVGAKDKATGKEQSIRIEASSGLSKDEIEKMRKEAEANADSDKAARERVDKLNAADSLIFQTEKSLKEYGDKIPAEKKQPIEDALTRLKDAHKAQDVEACDKLVAELNTAFQAASQEMYNAAQQAQPNGNAQGGATAADGSAEVTDVDFEEVKDGK; encoded by the coding sequence ATGAGCAAGATCATCGGCATCGACCTGGGCACCACCAACAGCTGTGTGGCGGTGATGGAGGGCAACGAACCCGTGGTGATCGCCAACAGCGAGGGCAAGCGCACCACCCCGAGTGTGGTGGCCTTCGTGGAGGGCGGCGAACGCAAGGTGGGTGACCCGGCCAAGCGTCAGGCGATCACCAACCCGCGCAACACCATCTTCTCCATCAAGCGCTTCATGGGCAACTCGTACGACGAGAGCTCCAAGGAGGCTTCGCGCGTGCCCTACACCGTGGAACGCGGCCCGAACAACACGCCCCGTGTGCAGATCGGCGACCGCCAGTACACCCCTCAGGAGATCAGCGCGATGGTCCTGCAGAAGATGAAGAAGACCGCGGAGGACTACCTCGGCACCACGGTGACCGAGGCGGTGATCACCGTGCCGGCCTACTTCAACGACGCTCAGCGCCAGGCCACCAAGGAGGCCGGCGAGATCGCGGGGCTCAAGGTGCGCCGCATCATCAACGAACCAACGGCGGCAGCGCTCGCCTACGGCCTCGACAAAAAGCACAAGGACCAGAAGATCGTGGTGTTCGACTGCGGTGGCGGCACGCACGACGTGAGCGTGCTGGAGCTGGGCGACGGCGTGTTCGAGGTGAAGAGCACCGACGGCGACACCCACCTGGGCGGCGACGACTTCGACCAGGTGATCATCGACTGGCTGGCCGAGGAGTTCAAGGGCCAGTTCAACATCGACCTGCGCAAGGACCCCATGGCCCTGCAGCGCCTGAAGGAGGCCGCCGAGAAGGCCAAGATCGAGCTCAGCTCCACCACGAGCAGCGAGATCAACCTGCCCTACATCATGCCGGTGGACGGCATTCCGCAGCACCTGGTGCGCAGCCTCACCCGGGCCAAGTTCGAGCAGCTCGCAGACAGCCTCATCAAGCGCACCATCGCCCCGTGCGAGAGCGCCTTGAAGAACGCCGGCCTCAAGACCAGCGACATCGACGAGGTGATCCTGGTGGGCGGCAGCACCCGGATCCCCGCCATCCAGGACGCCGTGAAGAAGTTCTTCGGCAAGGAGCCCAGCAAGGGCGTGAACCCCGATGAGGTGGTGGCCGTGGGCGCCGCCATCCAGGGCGGTGTGCTCGCCGGCGATGTGAAGGACGTGCTGCTGCTGGACGTCACCCCGCTGAGCCTCGGCATCGAGACCATGGGCGGTGTGATGACGCGCCTGATCGAGTCCAACACGACCATCCCCACCAAGAAGAGCGAGACCTTCAGCACGGCCAGCGACAGCCAGCCCAGCGTGGAGATCCACGTGCTGCAGGGCGAACGCCCGATGGCCAGCGGCAACCGCACGATCGGCCGCTTCCACCTTGACGGGATCCCGCCCGCACCGCGCGGCGTGCCGCAGATCGAGGTCACCTTCGACATCGATGCCAACGGCATCCTGCACGTGGGTGCCAAGGACAAGGCCACGGGCAAGGAGCAGAGCATCCGCATCGAGGCCAGCAGCGGGCTCAGCAAGGACGAGATCGAGAAGATGAGGAAGGAGGCCGAGGCCAACGCCGATTCCGACAAGGCCGCCCGCGAGCGTGTGGACAAGCTCAACGCCGCCGACAGCCTCATCTTCCAGACCGAGAAGAGCCTGAAGGAGTATGGCGACAAGATCCCGGCCGAGAAGAAGCAGCCCATCGAGGATGCCCTCACCCGCCTGAAGGACGCCCACAAGGCGCAGGACGTGGAGGCCTGCGACAAGCTGGTGGCCGAGCTGAACACCGCTTTCCAGGCCGCGAGCCAGGAGATGTACAACGCCGCCCAGCAGGCCCAGCCCAACGGCAACGCCCAGGGCGGAGCCACCGCGGCCGACGGCAGCGCCGAGGTCACGGACGTGGACTTCGAGGAAGTGAAGGACGGCAAATAG
- a CDS encoding aryl-sulfate sulfotransferase → MPFRGSFLRTIIIATALASIQERAVAQNTVGLTHYEPDMIDGYFLFFPDQQGTVFLVNACGQLVHSWPDTASVPGNSIRLGNNGTLLRTYVDEAGGNPFFTAGGNGEHVQLKAWDNTVLWDHTISSATECMHHDVELMPNGNMLAIVWELKSAQEAWDAGRDTVGFGFSTLWPEKIVELQPVGLDSVNVVWEWHVWDHLVQDFNPNAANYGVVADHPELLDINAVYTQNINPDWLHINSVDYNPALDQILLSVPFLHEVWVIDHSTTTAEAAGHVGGNSGRGGDLLYRWGNPSIYDRGGPADRDLFFNHAAVWVGPGLDANDPDVGKIMVFNNRVGSNYSAVDIFAPPVDGNGNYAYVPGTAFGPLDRDARFMTANPPDLYSPGQGSGQKLPNGHVLVASGRQGWMVQLRPDSSQAWSYVVPMEDGIPVDQGTVLGSNTIIFQAEWIAPSDPRLQGLVLDPIGYIETMPNEQFCVLNVGTTPIAGEGGPVVVVADGTRLVAEVAGPMEVLVIDGSGRAVLRERFVAGRNDLHTAGLRPGAYALVPLGIDARPVRFALVAP, encoded by the coding sequence ATGCCCTTTCGCGGATCCTTCCTTCGGACCATCATCATCGCCACGGCGCTTGCCTCCATCCAGGAACGCGCTGTTGCGCAGAACACGGTGGGCCTCACGCACTACGAGCCGGACATGATCGACGGCTATTTCCTGTTCTTCCCCGACCAGCAGGGCACGGTGTTCCTGGTGAACGCCTGTGGTCAACTGGTGCACAGCTGGCCGGATACCGCGTCGGTGCCCGGCAATTCGATCCGCCTGGGCAACAACGGCACCTTGCTGCGGACGTACGTGGATGAAGCGGGTGGCAATCCCTTCTTCACCGCTGGAGGCAACGGGGAACACGTGCAGCTCAAGGCATGGGACAATACGGTGCTCTGGGATCACACCATCAGCTCGGCCACCGAGTGCATGCACCACGATGTGGAGCTGATGCCCAACGGGAACATGCTCGCCATCGTGTGGGAGCTGAAGTCCGCCCAGGAGGCCTGGGATGCAGGCCGGGATACTGTCGGCTTCGGCTTCAGCACCCTCTGGCCGGAGAAGATCGTGGAACTGCAACCGGTGGGCCTGGACTCCGTGAACGTGGTGTGGGAGTGGCACGTCTGGGACCACCTTGTGCAGGACTTCAACCCGAACGCGGCCAACTACGGGGTCGTGGCCGATCACCCGGAGCTGTTGGACATCAACGCCGTGTACACGCAGAACATCAATCCGGACTGGTTGCACATCAACTCGGTTGACTACAACCCGGCCCTGGACCAGATCCTGTTGAGCGTGCCTTTCCTTCACGAGGTGTGGGTGATCGATCACAGCACCACGACGGCGGAGGCCGCCGGCCATGTGGGCGGCAACTCGGGCCGGGGCGGCGATCTGCTGTATCGCTGGGGGAACCCGAGCATCTATGACCGCGGAGGGCCGGCCGATCGGGACCTCTTCTTCAACCACGCGGCCGTTTGGGTGGGCCCGGGCCTGGATGCCAACGATCCCGATGTCGGGAAGATCATGGTGTTCAACAATCGCGTTGGATCCAATTACAGTGCGGTGGACATCTTCGCCCCGCCGGTGGACGGGAACGGCAACTATGCCTATGTCCCCGGGACCGCCTTCGGACCGCTGGACCGCGATGCGCGGTTCATGACGGCCAACCCGCCCGACCTGTATTCCCCGGGCCAGGGCAGCGGACAAAAGCTTCCCAACGGACATGTGCTCGTCGCATCGGGCCGACAAGGGTGGATGGTGCAGTTGCGGCCGGACAGCAGCCAGGCCTGGTCCTATGTGGTGCCCATGGAGGACGGCATACCCGTGGATCAGGGCACCGTCCTCGGGTCGAACACGATCATCTTCCAAGCCGAGTGGATCGCACCGTCCGATCCGCGCCTTCAGGGCTTGGTGCTGGACCCCATCGGGTATATTGAAACAATGCCCAACGAGCAGTTCTGCGTGTTGAACGTGGGAACGACCCCCATTGCGGGCGAAGGAGGTCCGGTGGTGGTGGTGGCAGACGGCACGCGACTGGTGGCCGAGGTCGCCGGACCCATGGAGGTGCTGGTGATCGACGGCAGCGGACGTGCGGTCCTGCGCGAACGCTTTGTCGCAGGACGGAACGACCTGCACACGGCCGGCCTGCGCCCTGGGGCCTACGCGCTTGTTCCCTTGGGCATCGATGCCCGCCCTGTGCGCTTCGCTCTGGTGGCACCGTGA
- a CDS encoding RluA family pseudouridine synthase — protein MHKPAGMPVQADPTGAPDLLSAVRMLHPGEAIGLPHRLDRPVSGVVLFSRTTEALQALNRLFRERAVQKTYLAVVAGAVNSDRTLEHTLLHDAKAHRARVSDHGVPVSLMLRPVLRGDRYTLVEVRPQRGAFHQIRAQLAAAGHPIKGDVKYGARRGERDRSIALHAWSIAMQHPFTGEALRVEAPLPDTPTWAPWRTIPPA, from the coding sequence ATGCACAAGCCCGCAGGCATGCCCGTGCAGGCGGACCCCACCGGCGCCCCCGACCTGTTGAGCGCTGTGCGGATGTTGCATCCGGGTGAGGCGATCGGCCTGCCGCACCGGCTTGACCGCCCCGTGAGCGGGGTGGTGCTGTTCAGTCGAACGACCGAGGCGCTTCAGGCGCTGAACCGGCTCTTCCGCGAGCGGGCCGTGCAAAAGACCTACCTGGCCGTGGTGGCCGGCGCGGTGAACAGCGACCGCACGCTTGAGCACACCTTGCTCCACGATGCGAAGGCGCACCGGGCCCGGGTCTCGGACCACGGCGTGCCGGTATCGCTCATGCTGCGGCCCGTGCTGCGCGGAGATCGGTACACGCTGGTGGAGGTGCGGCCGCAGCGCGGGGCGTTCCACCAGATCCGCGCGCAGCTCGCCGCCGCCGGGCATCCCATCAAGGGCGATGTGAAGTACGGCGCCCGACGTGGAGAACGCGACCGGTCCATCGCCCTGCACGCCTGGTCGATCGCCATGCAGCACCCCTTCACCGGGGAAGCGCTGCGGGTGGAGGCGCCGCTGCCCGACACGCCCACCTGGGCCCCATGGCGCACTATTCCACCGGCCTGA
- the panB gene encoding 3-methyl-2-oxobutanoate hydroxymethyltransferase — protein MSEPKDARRVTTHVLLEMKAQGQPIAMLTAYDFSLASLVDAAGIDVILVGDSASNVMAGHETTLPITLDQMIYHASSVVRGCHRALIVVDLPFGTYQGNSKGALNSAIRIMKESGAHAVKLEGGREVIGSIERILTAGIPVMGHLGLTPQSIYKFGTYVVRAKEEAEAQRLREDAKLLEQAGCFAIVLEKIPAALAAEVARSVSIPVIGIGAGGGVDGQVLVLHDMLGINKAFNPRFLRRYADLHGVITGAVGRYLNDVRSRDFPSADEQY, from the coding sequence ATGAGCGAACCGAAGGACGCCCGCCGCGTGACCACCCATGTGCTGCTGGAGATGAAGGCCCAGGGCCAGCCCATCGCCATGCTCACGGCCTATGACTTCAGCCTGGCCAGCCTGGTCGATGCCGCCGGCATCGATGTGATCCTCGTGGGCGACAGTGCCAGCAACGTGATGGCCGGGCATGAGACCACCCTGCCCATCACCCTGGACCAGATGATCTACCACGCGAGCAGCGTGGTGCGGGGTTGCCACCGGGCCCTCATCGTGGTGGACCTGCCCTTCGGCACCTACCAGGGCAACAGCAAGGGCGCCCTCAACAGCGCCATCCGCATCATGAAGGAGAGCGGCGCCCATGCCGTGAAGCTCGAGGGCGGACGTGAGGTCATCGGCAGCATCGAACGCATCCTCACCGCCGGCATCCCGGTGATGGGCCACCTCGGCCTCACCCCGCAGAGCATCTACAAGTTCGGCACCTACGTGGTGCGCGCCAAGGAGGAGGCCGAAGCCCAGCGCCTGCGCGAGGACGCCAAATTGCTGGAGCAGGCCGGCTGCTTCGCCATCGTGCTGGAGAAGATCCCCGCGGCCCTGGCCGCCGAGGTGGCCCGCAGCGTGTCCATCCCTGTGATCGGCATCGGAGCGGGCGGCGGCGTGGACGGCCAGGTCCTGGTGCTCCACGACATGCTGGGCATCAACAAGGCCTTCAACCCGCGGTTCCTGCGCCGCTACGCCGACCTGCACGGCGTGATCACCGGCGCGGTGGGCCGCTACCTGAACGATGTCCGCTCGCGTGACTTCCCCAGCGCCGACGAGCAGTACTGA
- a CDS encoding DUF4249 family protein, whose product MARHTFALLILPAVFAACSTELEVSAPYKDITVVYGVLSTRATDGVSDETRHYVKINKAFLGEGDALVYAQIPDSTEYDDPDFQVAPRVVDLDNNTEFLLNDSMMPREPGVFNSPLHKVYYFDATLDPEHTYAVRMKVRGNDVSAETPIVNPPAYQSGFLQTNSNSKLNLMLGNQYNTVDMDFRSGRDARRYDVSYRVRYAEDRSGVLTEESYTVFLGSVRTNGLNGGEELQVAISGEAFYQNMANVMENDPSITRRIYRGLDILFAAASDEFATYLTLAQPVSGIVEERPEYTNITNGYGLFAGRHFQTAVGVKLGDASLVQLVEGPYTAPFNFCIEGNGPPLGCD is encoded by the coding sequence ATGGCCCGCCACACCTTCGCCCTTCTGATCCTTCCCGCCGTATTCGCCGCCTGCAGCACCGAACTGGAGGTGAGCGCCCCGTACAAGGACATCACCGTGGTGTACGGTGTGCTGTCCACCCGGGCCACCGACGGGGTGAGCGATGAGACGCGGCACTACGTGAAGATCAACAAGGCCTTCCTCGGCGAGGGCGATGCTCTGGTGTACGCGCAGATCCCCGACAGCACCGAGTACGACGATCCCGACTTTCAAGTGGCTCCGCGCGTGGTGGACCTGGACAACAACACGGAGTTCCTGCTCAACGACTCGATGATGCCGCGGGAGCCGGGCGTGTTCAACTCCCCGCTGCACAAGGTCTACTACTTCGACGCCACGCTCGACCCCGAGCACACCTACGCGGTGCGGATGAAGGTGCGCGGCAATGACGTCAGCGCCGAGACGCCGATCGTGAACCCGCCCGCCTACCAATCGGGCTTCCTGCAGACCAACAGCAACAGCAAGTTGAATCTGATGCTGGGCAACCAGTACAACACGGTGGACATGGATTTCCGCAGCGGGCGTGATGCGCGGCGGTATGACGTCAGCTACCGGGTGCGCTACGCCGAGGACCGGTCCGGCGTGCTCACCGAGGAATCGTACACGGTCTTCCTGGGTTCGGTGCGCACCAACGGGCTCAACGGAGGCGAAGAGCTGCAGGTGGCCATCAGCGGCGAGGCCTTCTACCAGAACATGGCCAACGTGATGGAGAACGACCCGTCCATCACGCGGCGCATCTACCGGGGCCTGGACATCCTGTTCGCCGCCGCCAGCGATGAGTTCGCCACCTACCTCACCCTGGCCCAGCCGGTGAGCGGCATCGTGGAGGAGCGCCCCGAGTACACCAACATCACCAATGGCTACGGGCTGTTCGCCGGACGCCACTTCCAAACGGCCGTTGGCGTGAAGCTGGGCGATGCCTCCCTCGTACAACTGGTGGAGGGCCCCTATACGGCACCCTTCAACTTCTGCATCGAAGGCAACGGTCCGCCCTTGGGCTGCGACTGA